One window from the genome of Halostella litorea encodes:
- the gnd gene encoding phosphogluconate dehydrogenase (NAD(+)-dependent, decarboxylating): protein MQLGVIGLGRMGRIVVDRTLAAGHDVVAFDLDEEAVAAAADAGATPADSVRSLAEQLDGEKRVWLMVPAGEPVDAALDDLEPHLDGDDVVVDGGNSHFEDSVRRAGRTDAAYLDCGTSGGPAGAELGFSLMVGGPEWAYEALEPAFDAVATGPDGHARMGPSGSGHYVKMVHNGVEYALMQAYGEGFELLHEGRYDLDLEAIARTWNNGAVIRSWLLELCEEAFREEGNDLGTVADHVAGGSTGTWTVQEALEQEIPVPLIHQALAERFGSRAPPQGRFSRRLANRLRYGFGRHDVARDE from the coding sequence ATGCAACTGGGCGTCATCGGACTGGGACGGATGGGGCGGATAGTGGTCGACCGGACGCTCGCGGCCGGGCACGACGTGGTCGCCTTCGACCTCGACGAGGAAGCCGTCGCCGCGGCCGCGGACGCCGGGGCGACGCCGGCCGACTCCGTGCGGAGCCTCGCCGAGCAACTGGACGGCGAGAAGCGGGTGTGGCTGATGGTGCCGGCCGGGGAGCCGGTCGACGCCGCGCTCGACGACCTCGAACCCCACCTCGACGGCGACGACGTGGTCGTCGACGGCGGCAACTCCCACTTCGAGGACTCCGTCCGCCGCGCCGGGCGCACCGACGCCGCCTACCTCGACTGTGGTACCTCGGGCGGCCCGGCCGGCGCGGAACTGGGGTTCTCGCTGATGGTCGGCGGCCCCGAGTGGGCCTACGAGGCGCTCGAACCCGCCTTCGACGCGGTCGCGACCGGCCCCGACGGCCACGCCCGCATGGGGCCCTCGGGCTCCGGCCACTACGTGAAGATGGTCCACAACGGCGTCGAGTACGCGCTGATGCAGGCGTACGGCGAGGGATTCGAACTGCTCCACGAGGGCCGGTACGACCTCGACCTGGAAGCGATCGCACGCACCTGGAACAACGGCGCGGTGATCCGCTCGTGGCTGCTCGAACTGTGCGAGGAGGCGTTCCGCGAGGAGGGCAACGATCTGGGCACCGTCGCGGACCACGTCGCCGGCGGTTCGACGGGGACATGGACCGTCCAGGAGGCGCTCGAACAGGAGATCCCGGTGCCGCTCATCCACCAGGCGCTGGCCGAGCGGTTCGGCTCGCGCGCACCCCCCCAGGGACGGTTCTCCCGCCGGCTGGCAAACCGGCTGCGGTACGGCTTCGGGCGCCACGACGTGGCGCGGGACGAGTGA
- a CDS encoding 2Fe-2S iron-sulfur cluster-binding protein produces MVNEIGLGLGLLLTVTAVILHFSRGTEWTANEDISQELLERRAESLPETDFPEPMNRSIGGGGGAGAIPAGEAGGELEGEEGGAEESSGPGDIPEDEVEYFEIEYVKEGETIEVANNETLLEAGEEEGWDMPYACRQGQCVSCAGHIPDGDSTEFVEHDDQEMLDENELGDGYTLTCVAYPRGEFSLETSESP; encoded by the coding sequence ATGGTGAACGAAATCGGGCTCGGACTCGGGTTGCTGCTGACGGTGACGGCAGTGATCCTGCATTTCTCGCGCGGGACCGAGTGGACGGCCAACGAGGACATTTCCCAGGAGCTCCTCGAACGGCGGGCCGAATCGCTACCCGAGACTGACTTCCCCGAGCCGATGAACCGCTCCATCGGCGGCGGCGGGGGCGCGGGCGCGATCCCGGCCGGGGAGGCCGGCGGCGAACTCGAAGGCGAGGAGGGCGGGGCCGAGGAGTCGTCCGGTCCCGGTGACATCCCCGAGGACGAGGTCGAGTACTTCGAGATCGAGTACGTCAAGGAGGGCGAGACGATCGAAGTCGCCAACAACGAGACGCTGCTGGAGGCCGGCGAGGAGGAGGGCTGGGACATGCCCTACGCCTGCCGGCAGGGCCAGTGTGTCTCCTGTGCGGGCCACATCCCCGACGGCGACTCGACCGAGTTCGTCGAACACGACGACCAGGAGATGCTGGACGAGAACGAACTGGGCGACGGCTACACGCTCACCTGCGTCGCCTATCCGCGCGGCGAGTTCTCTCTGGAGACCAGCGAGTCGCCGTAG
- the pdhA gene encoding pyruvate dehydrogenase (acetyl-transferring) E1 component subunit alpha, with protein sequence MVRVMAATDAPEAGDVELSAERAREFYQTQVLARTFDRKAVSLHRQGRIGTYAPMEGQEAAQVGAAAALSERDYCFPTYRDHAMYLQRGYDLAEVVRHLLGEGNYVDRSDGDVRTFPPTIPIATQLPHAVGVGMAARYSGDDAVALASFGDGATSEGDFHEALNIAGVFEAPVVFFCQNNGYAISVPTERQTATATIAEKADAYGIEGVRVDGNDVVAVHDVVSDAVERARNGGGPTLVEAVTYRRGPHTTTDDPSQYRDEDDVPEFAERDPLERTREYMETTHGWSEADETALQEAADAEVEAAVETAETDDSPTPDEMFDHVFARQPDRYERQRAAVSDDPAVDR encoded by the coding sequence ATGGTCCGCGTGATGGCCGCAACCGACGCCCCCGAGGCCGGGGACGTCGAACTGTCCGCCGAACGTGCCCGCGAGTTTTACCAGACACAGGTGCTGGCGCGGACGTTCGACCGGAAAGCGGTCAGCCTTCACCGACAGGGGCGTATCGGCACGTACGCCCCGATGGAGGGCCAGGAGGCGGCGCAGGTCGGCGCGGCCGCGGCGCTCTCCGAGCGGGACTACTGCTTCCCGACCTACCGCGACCACGCGATGTACCTCCAGCGGGGGTACGACCTGGCCGAGGTGGTCCGGCACCTGCTCGGCGAGGGCAACTACGTCGACCGCTCGGACGGCGACGTGCGGACGTTCCCGCCGACGATCCCGATCGCCACCCAGCTGCCCCACGCGGTCGGCGTCGGGATGGCCGCACGTTACAGCGGCGACGACGCCGTCGCGCTGGCGAGTTTCGGCGACGGCGCGACCAGCGAGGGCGACTTCCACGAGGCGCTGAACATCGCCGGCGTGTTCGAGGCCCCCGTCGTGTTCTTCTGCCAGAACAACGGCTACGCGATCAGCGTCCCGACGGAGCGCCAGACCGCGACGGCCACCATCGCGGAGAAGGCCGACGCCTACGGCATCGAGGGCGTCCGCGTCGACGGCAACGACGTGGTCGCCGTCCACGACGTCGTGAGCGACGCCGTCGAGCGCGCGCGGAACGGCGGCGGCCCGACGCTCGTCGAGGCGGTCACGTACCGGCGCGGCCCCCATACCACGACCGACGATCCCTCGCAGTACCGCGACGAGGACGACGTGCCCGAGTTCGCGGAGCGGGACCCGCTGGAGCGCACCCGTGAGTACATGGAAACGACCCACGGCTGGAGCGAGGCCGACGAGACCGCGCTGCAGGAGGCGGCCGACGCGGAGGTCGAGGCGGCGGTCGAGACGGCCGAGACCGACGACAGCCCGACGCCGGACGAGATGTTCGACCACGTGTTCGCCCGGCAGCCCGACCGGTACGAGCGCCAGCGCGCCGCCGTCAGCGACGACCCCGCGGTCGACCGCTGA